In Clostridia bacterium, the DNA window GTCTCGTCCCGGAGGTCTTCCTGGAGCACCATGCCGAGAAGGAGCGCCTCATCGGGAGAAGGATCCTGTTTTTCGACATGTTCGGCCGCAACCGCAGCTTCTTGGCAATCTCGACTGCCCTCAGAGACATCCAGGATGAGTTCCGGCATGGGTAGCTCCCGTAATTCCCGTTCAAAACGTTCCAGGAGCTTTTTGACCTCGCTGGTAAACTCTTCCTCAACGAGTGTCAGATGGCGGCGGACCACCACGTAGAAGCGATCCAATACCACCTGTGCTTCCCGCTCGTAGGCGCTCACACGTTCCTTGAGCGCTTTCTGGTAGTAAAGCCTTTCCTGTTCAAGTTGCTTGAGCTCTTTCTGGGCCTCTGCCAGCAATCTCCCTGCTTCGGCCCGCGCTTCGGCCCGCAGGCGTGCTGCTTCTTGTAGTGCTTCCTCCCGCGTCCGGCGCGCCGTTTCTTCGGCCCGCAGAAGCGCCTGACGAAGGTTTTCCTCCTGGGCGCGGTAGGCGGCCAGCGTGTGCTCAAGCTTGGTCTTCTCCGCCGCCAGCTCTTCGAGGACGCGGACGGCCTCATTGATAAGGTTCGTGACCTCCTTGGGCGCATAACCGAAAAGCGCTCGCCCAAAGCGGCCCTCTGCCAGTCGCTGCTTCAGCGTATTGAGGACCTCACTATTCACGATAGTTTTCTCCTTTCTGTGTGTGCCAGGAAGAAAAAGCTTTTCGCCAGCCGTTCTTCTCCCATTCCCGCAAGAATTTTCCCAAGCCGGGAGGCGGCGGCAACGCGCAGGAGAGACGGCGCGTCTTCCACCGCTAGAACCTGGCGCAGAAGCCCGACAGCCTGGGTTAAATCCCCTTTCTCTGCCAGTTGCGCGGCGCGAGAGAAGAGTGAGGCGACCGACGCGTGTCGCTTTAGAGGCATAAGTGGTGAGCGTACGAGTGTGGCGGAGACAGAGGGGCAGGGAGGGCTGAGAACACTCTCTTTCCACGACAGCGGCTGCGCCCGCAACGCCGGGGGCGAGAGTTGCCTGCGGTTCCGCCTGTAGTAGCGGTAATAGTGGTAGCGGGACCACAAGAGCATCCACCACCCGAGGAAGACGGCCCACAAAGTGGCGATAAGAATCGCGAGGACGGTGGAAAAAACTGCGCCGGGCACGAAAAGCTCTCGCCACCAGATATGGGCGAGCAGATACCAGCCGACCGCCCCTAAAACCCAGGTAACGGCTAAGACCAACAGAGCCCATGCTCCCAAAGTCGCCGTAATGATCAGTAGATGGATAATTTTCCGCCTGTGCGGTCTGAAGCAAGGTGCAGAAGCGTTAGTACGAAGTTCCATACCCCTGATTGTAGCAAAAAAAAAGAAAAAAAAGAAGGGGCTGCCGAGAGTACCTAAAATTTGCTCTATTCTACAGGTTTCTACCTTTTTCCTTGATGTCTCCAGCCTGCGTGTGGGGCTACGCCGAGGAAATCCTGGGGCTCACCAAGAAATGGTAACTTTTTTCCATTGAGAATCCCAAATATGTTGTTCTATAATTTTTATGCGAACATATGTTTTCTTTTTAAAGACCCTAGAACGGGCAGATGGTTTTAATAGGTTATGGGGGAGCAGAGGAGGCTGCGCGGCGCTTTTAGCGCCGTTTCCTGCCATGGACGAATTGAGCCAGCGCTTGGTGGTAGAGGGTATTACCAATTGGGAGGCTTTATCCCTGGCCATTCGAGAAGTTGCCTTACCTTTAGCCCAAAAGCTGGATGCTTCCGGCAGGGCTTACCGAAAGCTACATTTGCAGCTTGAGCTTGAAGATGCTGCCTTGGAGGGCCGGCGAGATTATCCTCGGCCGCGAGTAGCTGCCAATCTGGAGAGCGATGCCCTGGCCTTGGCCCGACGCCTGAAGATAGCTGGGCCGGTTTGGGCGCTTACGGTTGGCGCTAAGGATCTGGTCCCGGCCCCAGCGGCCCAGATGCACCTATTTAACCAAGCTGGGCTGCCGGCTCAGCTTGAACGCCAGGGCAGGCTGGCTCGGGCTTGGGATGACCTCTGCCATCGCTACCCGGGCCGGATCCTGGTTTCCCCGCCGGCCCCCAGCTGGCGGGAGAGGATGCTTGCCTTTTATGATCCCTGGCGCCGAGAGCGAGGATAAGTTGTTCCGGTTGGGGTGAGCTAGATGTCAAAAGTTATACTCAGGCCAATAGAGGTAAAGTGCCGCGATGGCGTTACCCCTAGCTCCTTTAGCTTCCGGGGCAGGAGGCTTGGGGTTAAACAAGTCTGGGAGCGCTGGAAGGATACCGGGGCCTGGTGGGAAGGGGAGAGCCCAAAATTGTTCTTCCGGGTGGAGGCCACCGATGGCAGCTTCTTCGAGCTGTATCAGGATCTGGAGCAGAAGAGATGGTTTCTTTATAAAGTCTATGATTAGTCCAGCCACCTATACTTGTTTATTGAGGGGATGTATTATAATGTAAGTGTGTAATTATTGAAGGAGGTGTAGGTATGGTCCGCACCCAAATACTCTTACAGGAAGATCAGCATCGATTTCTTTTAGAGCAAGCTCGCTTAAAAAAGATGAGCCTTTCCGCAGTTGTCCGTCGCTTAATTGAAGAAAAACAGCAAGAGCTTTCTCTGGCCCAGGCTAGGGGGGGGCTGGAAATGGCCCAAGGAGCAGTGGCTGGCCCAGCGGATCCAGTTCATCATGATGAGGTACTGTACCGATGAGGAGAGTTTTTATTGATACAGGAGCCTGGTATGCCCTGAAAAATAAAAATGACCCCCATCACCAGGAAGCTGTGCGCTTTTTCCAAAGCCTTCCTGGTAAGGTTATATGCTACACTTCCGACTATGTTATTGATGAAGCAATAACCCTGACCCGAGCTAGGATAAGTCATCAGGTGGCAGCGACCCTGGCTCAGGAGTTGCTGTCTGAAAAGGCGGCCAAGATCATATTTGTAGCCCCTGATTTTTTGGCTATGGCGCTAGAAATTTTTATGAAATTTAAGGATCAGGATTTTTCCTTCACTGACTGTACCAGTTTCGCTATTATGAAGAGCCTAGGTATGGAAGAAGCCTTGGCCTTTGATACTCACTTTGTTTTTGAAAAGTTTGGCCTCCGCCAGGTTAATATCGACGAATTTTGATAGCTCACCCTAAGCCAGCGCTTGGTGGTCCTAACGAGGCCGGCAGAAAAGTAGGAGCTTGGTGGGGGAAGGAAGATAGAGGCGAAAGAGGTAGACGGCATGAGGCAGCCCTTTGTACATCTACACGTGCATTCGCCCTTTTCTTTCCTGGACGGAGCCTCTTCCCTGGAGAGGCTGGTTGAGGCGGCGGCCGGCTGCGGGATGCCGGCCCTGGCCCTTACCGATCACGACCGGGTGAGCGGGGCGGTTCGCTTTGCCCGTCTGGCCCGCCGGGCCGGGCTTAAGCCCATCCAGGGGGCGGAGGTAACTGTGGAGGGAAAAAGGGGCAAGGATGGGGACGGAAGCCGAAGTTGGCCTGTGGGCCGAACTGAGAGCGGAGGCAGGCCCGGCCGTGGACGTGGGCGCACTTATCACCTGATACTTCTGGCCATGAATCCTAAGGGTTATGCTAACCTCTGCCAGCTTCTAACCCGATCTCACCTCGCCAACCCCCGGCGCCAGCCCTGCCTTTCGTGGGAAGACCTGGAAGAGCTGAACGGGGACTTGATTGCCCTTTCCGGCTGCCGGCGGGGCGAAATCGCTTCCCTGATCCTTGAGCGCTCTTACGACCAGGCGCTCAAAGCGGCTTCAAGTTACCTTGCCATCTTTGGCCGGGAGCGCTTCTACCTGGAGCTGGAAGACACCTTGCTCCCCGGCAACCGAGCCCTGAACCAGAGCTTGCTGGAGATAGGGGAGAAGCTTGGGATCAAGCCGGTGGCCACCAACAACGTTCACTATGTGGAGGCGGAGGAATTTCCCATCCACGATCTCCTCACCTGCATACGCACGCATACTACGGTTTTTCAAGTCCACCCCCAGCGGCGGCTGAACGGCGAGAACTATTTTAAAAGCCCTGCCCAAATGGAGGAGCTTTTTTCCTTTTGCCCCCGGGCCCTGGCCCATACCCTGGAGATTGCCGAGATCTGCCAGCCAGCCTTAGAGTCAGGGACAAAACGCTTCCCCCGCTTTCCCCTGCCGCCGGGGGAGACCAGCATTGGGCGCCTGCGGGCCCTCACCTACCAGGGAGCCCGCCGGCGCTACCAGAAGCTTACCGCTAAAATCCAGGAGCGGCTGGAGAAGGAGCTTTCGGTAATTGAGAGGCTGGGCTACGCTGATTATTTTTTGCTGATGGAGGATGTGATGGGCTATGCCCGGCGGCAGGGGATTCGCGGCGCCGGCCGCGGCTCCGCCGGGGCCAGCGCCGTGGCCTACTGTCTGGGCTTAACCGAGGTGGACCCCATTGCCCGGGATCTCTTGTTTGAGCGCTTCATGAGCCTGGAGCGGGCCGAGGCTCCGGATATCGATTTGGATTTCGACTCCCGTTACCGCGACCGGGTAGCCGAATACGTTTATCAAAAATACGGCCCCGAGCACGTGGCTTCGGTGGCCACCTACTGCACCTACCAGGCCCGCTCGGCGGTGCGGGATGGGGGCCGGGCCTTAGGGATGGAGGAAGAGGTTGTCGATGCCTTGGCCAAAAGCCTTCCTCCCATTCATGCCGACGAGATAGAGGCGGCCCTGGAAAAATTCCCTGAGACAAGATGCGGCTCCTGGAAGAAAAAAGGCCAGGGAAATAAAGAGGGGCATAGGCTCCAGGATAGAGATTATGAGTTACTCTTTAACTTTTGCGCTGCGGTAGCCGGCTTTCCTCGCTTCTTGGGCACCCACTTAGGAGGATTGGTGGTGAGCGGACCGCCCCTTACCGCCATCACCCCTTTAGAGAAGGCAGCCAAGGGGATGCGGATCTGCCAGTTTGACCGGGATGACGTGGAGGAGTTGGGGCTGGTCAAGCTCGATCTTTTATCCCTCAAGGCCTTCAGCTTACTGGAAGATGCGGCTCAGAGCATCCGCTTGGCTCGGCCCAACTTTTCCTATGAACGTCTACCGCTTAACGATGCTCCTACCTACCGGCTCATCAGCCGGGGGGATACGGTGGGGGTGTTTCAGCTGGAGAGCCCGGCTCAGCGGGCATTGCAGGCGCGGCTGGGGGCCAAAGATTTGGAAGATATTGTGGCTAGCTTAGCGCTAATCCGACCGGGGCCCATCAAGGGCAATATGGTGGATCCCTTTGTGGCCAGGCGGCGGGGCAGGGAGCCGGCAACCTACCTCCACCCCCGCCTGGTTCCCATTCTCGAGAAAACCTACGGGGTGGTGCTGTTCCAGGAGCAGGTGATTGCTATTGCCACCGAGCTGGCCGGCTTTAGCCCGGGGGAGGCCGACCGGCTGCGGCGGCTGATGACCCACTCCCGCTCCCGGCAGGAGATGCAGGCGGTAGGGGAGGAATTTGTCCGGCGGGCCACCCAAAACGGCATCGACGAAGCCACTGCCCGGGCGATTTTCTCCTGTCTGGAAGGGTATGCCAGCTACGGGTTCTGCGAAGCCCATGCTGCCGCCTTCGCCATTACCAGCTACTGGACTGCCTACCTCTCGGCCCACTATCCGGCCCCGTTTTTTGCCGCTCTGCTCAACCACCAGCCCATGGGGTTTTATGGTCCAGGCACCCTGGCTACCATAGCCCGGTCCCGGGGGATAAAAATCCTGGGGCCGGATATCAACCTCAGCGGCGACCGGTTTACGGTGGAGGGAAAAGCTATCCGGGTACCGTTAAGCCAAGTTCGAGGGATGCGTCGATCTACCCTGGAAAGAATACTGGCGGCCCGGCAACAATCCAAACAGGGACGGTTTAGCTCGGTCCAGGATTTCTTTCAGCGCTCGCGCCCGGAGCAGGACACGCTGGAAAACCTCATTCTCTGCGGGGCCCTGGATTCCCTCTATCCCAACCGCCGGCAGCTTTGGCTGGGACTGCCATCGCTTTTGGCCATCTGGGGAGGCGAAGAAATAGTTCGGGAGCAGGAAGCTTTGGAGTTTGCTGCCGGAGCCGGGTTGCCTTTAGTGCCCGATTTTGAACCTCAGGAAAAGGCAGCTTGGGAGAGTCAAATTCTGGGCCTGGAGATCTCCTGCCACCTGATGCAGCGGTGGCGGCAGAAGCTAATCCAGCAGGGCTATGCGGATAGCCGTACCGTGGCCAAACTTCCCGGTGGCCGACGGGTCAAGGTGGCCGGCCTTCCCATCCGTCCCCACCGGCCTCCTACCAGGAGCGGGCGGATCACAGTCTTTCTTTCCCTGGAGGATGAGTGGGGGCTTGTGGACGTAACCGTCTTTGAGGATGTCTACCAAAAGTACGGCCACCTGCTCTTTGGCCCCGGGGTGGGGCCCTTGCGGGTGGAAGGCATAACCCACCGCCGGGGCCGGGGGGTGAGCATATTGGCCCAGTGGCTGGGGGCCGTGGACGAGGCTTGGGAGCTTCCAACGCTACCCCACCTTGGAACCCCTGGCCCTGGAAAGGAATAGGATAATATGCCATCGATCACCAGCAACTAACCACCAAAGGGGGAATCCATCGTGGAGCATTTTATGGTTCCGCCGGGCCAACACCGACTCCCGCCCCTGCCCTATTCCTATCAGGCCCTGGAACCAGTAATCAGCGGGAAAACCCTGCGCATTCACCACGACCGGCACCACCTATCTTACGTGGAAGGTCTGAACAAGGCCGAACTTGAGCTAGTAGAGGCGCGGCGCGCCAGCAATTTTTCCTTGGTCAAGCACTGGGAGCGAGAGCTAGCCTTCCATGGCTCCGGCCACATCTTACACAGCATTTATTGGACGGTGATGGCGCCGGTGGGGATGGGCGGGCAACCTGGCCCCCAGAGTAGGAATCAGATCGTGCGGTCTTTTGGCAGCCTTTCAGGTTTTCGGGAGCAGTTTAGCGCTGCTGCCAGGGATGTGGAAGGTTCGGGTTGGGCTCTGCTCTGCTGGCATCCGGCTTGGCAGCGCTTGGAGATCCTGATGGCCGAAAAGCACCAAGATCTGACCCAATGGGGTGCTATCCCTATTTTGCTGATAGATGTCTGGGAGCACGCCTATTATTTGGATTACCAGAACCGCCGCCCCGATTATGTGGAGGCATGGTGGCAGCTGGTCAACTGGTCAGAAGTGGAAAAGCGCCTAACCATGGCCATGCCAGCTCAGGTGCCCTTGATCATGACCGGATATTAGGCCGAATCAGCTCAGGGCATTAAGCAGGAAAGTCATGGTCTTCTGGCTTCCCTCAAATATTGGCCTTTTGCCGTAGCTAATCCCAATGACCTTGGCCATCATATCGCCGAAGATCAAAAAACCAATGCTGGCTACGGCAATTTCTTGTCTGAAGAGGAGAAAGCTTAAGAAAACGCCAAGCAAAAAGATGGTAATGGAAGAGATGCGCCGTTCCTCAACCTGTTTGTATATCTTCAATCCCGGTAAGAGCTGTTGGCCGGAGAGCTGCCGGACTTTCTTGACCGTAAGCCGTAATATATCGGCTAGGAAGCTAATGGCCAGAACTGAGCCTATCAGGGTAAGCAAGGAAAGCCGGTTTAGAAATAGTAAAAGGACCGGGAACGCCATGGCGGCGGGCCGGATAAAAACCCTCCATAATCTGAGATTTTCGTCGCGTACGGTAAAGATTTTCATCTTCTCGGCACTGAACAGGCTGACCAGAAACAGGTAAGCGATGAGGATAAGGATGAATATTAGGTCAGCGGATAGGGGTACCCGGAATACCAGCAAAGTAGCCAGAAGAGGCAAAACGGCCAGGGCCAGAAAATTCTCGTTTCTAGAGGCCCAATAAACCGATAAGACCAGAAAGACCATGTAAGCCAGATCCGTCCAAAGGGCTGAGGGGGTGAGTATGGCAAAGGCCACCTTTACTAGCATCATTATGAGGATGCCGGTGGCAGTTGCTGCTCCTCGCCCACCCCGAAAGTGAAGGTAGAAGGGGAAGACATGGCCCAAAACGGCGCAAGCTCCACTAGCATACACTACCGGCTGGGGAGATTGGAAAACGTGAGCGGCTACCCCCATGGCCAGCAGCCCCTTGGTGGTATCATAAGAGGCGGTCAAGGCGGCGGGGTAAAACCCCAGGCTGCGCTTTATGTTGGTGGTGCCCGGGTTGCCATCACCTAGGGTGCGAATGTCCTTCCTGGCGAGCCATTGGCATAGAAAATAGGCGGGCAGGAACGAGCCCAGGAGATACCCAAAGAGCAGGGGAAGGATTACTTTTGCCACGGCTGGTGCCTCCCTTCCAGAATAATTTTACACCGGTTTAAGTAAAAGATGACTAGCTAAGTATCAGAAGGCGGTATAGGATTTGCCAATAAGTGGGTGTCTGGGCGCTTGATATGGTAGGGGTAGATATGGGTATGGCGGCATAGAGGCAGAGCGGTGGTGTCCGGCCGGGAGGGCTAGTAAGGGCAGGCATTGGCCGCGCTAAACCCCGGCCATGTCTGCTCTTTTTGGCCTAATTCCTTTTGGTTTTGATGCTTGACGGCGCTTAGTTTAAGGTCAGCCCGAACCAAGCGGAGCGTTGGGGCGCAATGTATGGCGATAACAAATTGAGCACTTTATACAGGGCAAACAGGTTCTCCGACATGAAGTGGAGCAGGGAATGCCAGCCCAACTCCTGGGCATAAGGGTCATTGCTGGCCAAGCTGTAATAGCGCCGGCCTATCTCCAAGTAATCCTCCAAACTTTTTGGCGTCCTCCACAGCGGCCCCCGGGGCCGGCTTATATATTCAGGAAAGATGCCAGTAACAAATAGGGCCAGGTCGCCAACCCGGCGGTTGAGCTCGAAGCGGTAAGGCTGGTCTACCGCCGAAGCCAAAAAAATCAGGTCGTCGATGTCCATGCCGCTCAGCAGGCGGCGGTAGGTTTTCGATCCTACCTGATAAAATAGCACGTAGCTCTGCACCCGGGTAAATGAAGTCAACAGTTCAGCCAGGTAATCCAAGACCTGGTTGTCCTCAATAGCCTTGCGGACCTTAGGAGCATCAAAAACAGGTATGCGTTCTCGCCCGCTTGTTTCTTGGGTATAAGACATGTGTCCCAGGTCTCGCCTGACCTGGCGCAGGAGGATGCTGAATAGAAAGTAAGGGGAGATGAAGAGAAGCTCCTCTTTTCTTTCTAGGAGCTTGGCGAAAAGCTTAGCATCTTCAAGCATGATTTCAATAAAATCCTCTTTGTCCCGCACAATATTCTTGATGCCCTCGTAATCGTTTCTCCTATCAGCTACAGCCCGGACCAGGAAATCCAAATCCTTTTCCGTCATA includes these proteins:
- a CDS encoding DivIVA domain-containing protein, with translation MNSEVLNTLKQRLAEGRFGRALFGYAPKEVTNLINEAVRVLEELAAEKTKLEHTLAAYRAQEENLRQALLRAEETARRTREEALQEAARLRAEARAEAGRLLAEAQKELKQLEQERLYYQKALKERVSAYEREAQVVLDRFYVVVRRHLTLVEEEFTSEVKKLLERFERELRELPMPELILDVSEGSRDCQEAAVAAEHVEKQDPSPDEALLLGMVLQEDLRDET
- a CDS encoding PIN domain-containing protein; this encodes MRRVFIDTGAWYALKNKNDPHHQEAVRFFQSLPGKVICYTSDYVIDEAITLTRARISHQVAATLAQELLSEKAAKIIFVAPDFLAMALEIFMKFKDQDFSFTDCTSFAIMKSLGMEEALAFDTHFVFEKFGLRQVNIDEF
- a CDS encoding DNA polymerase III subunit alpha, with the translated sequence MRQPFVHLHVHSPFSFLDGASSLERLVEAAAGCGMPALALTDHDRVSGAVRFARLARRAGLKPIQGAEVTVEGKRGKDGDGSRSWPVGRTESGGRPGRGRGRTYHLILLAMNPKGYANLCQLLTRSHLANPRRQPCLSWEDLEELNGDLIALSGCRRGEIASLILERSYDQALKAASSYLAIFGRERFYLELEDTLLPGNRALNQSLLEIGEKLGIKPVATNNVHYVEAEEFPIHDLLTCIRTHTTVFQVHPQRRLNGENYFKSPAQMEELFSFCPRALAHTLEIAEICQPALESGTKRFPRFPLPPGETSIGRLRALTYQGARRRYQKLTAKIQERLEKELSVIERLGYADYFLLMEDVMGYARRQGIRGAGRGSAGASAVAYCLGLTEVDPIARDLLFERFMSLERAEAPDIDLDFDSRYRDRVAEYVYQKYGPEHVASVATYCTYQARSAVRDGGRALGMEEEVVDALAKSLPPIHADEIEAALEKFPETRCGSWKKKGQGNKEGHRLQDRDYELLFNFCAAVAGFPRFLGTHLGGLVVSGPPLTAITPLEKAAKGMRICQFDRDDVEELGLVKLDLLSLKAFSLLEDAAQSIRLARPNFSYERLPLNDAPTYRLISRGDTVGVFQLESPAQRALQARLGAKDLEDIVASLALIRPGPIKGNMVDPFVARRRGREPATYLHPRLVPILEKTYGVVLFQEQVIAIATELAGFSPGEADRLRRLMTHSRSRQEMQAVGEEFVRRATQNGIDEATARAIFSCLEGYASYGFCEAHAAAFAITSYWTAYLSAHYPAPFFAALLNHQPMGFYGPGTLATIARSRGIKILGPDINLSGDRFTVEGKAIRVPLSQVRGMRRSTLERILAARQQSKQGRFSSVQDFFQRSRPEQDTLENLILCGALDSLYPNRRQLWLGLPSLLAIWGGEEIVREQEALEFAAGAGLPLVPDFEPQEKAAWESQILGLEISCHLMQRWRQKLIQQGYADSRTVAKLPGGRRVKVAGLPIRPHRPPTRSGRITVFLSLEDEWGLVDVTVFEDVYQKYGHLLFGPGVGPLRVEGITHRRGRGVSILAQWLGAVDEAWELPTLPHLGTPGPGKE
- a CDS encoding superoxide dismutase, translated to MEHFMVPPGQHRLPPLPYSYQALEPVISGKTLRIHHDRHHLSYVEGLNKAELELVEARRASNFSLVKHWERELAFHGSGHILHSIYWTVMAPVGMGGQPGPQSRNQIVRSFGSLSGFREQFSAAARDVEGSGWALLCWHPAWQRLEILMAEKHQDLTQWGAIPILLIDVWEHAYYLDYQNRRPDYVEAWWQLVNWSEVEKRLTMAMPAQVPLIMTGY
- a CDS encoding glycerol-3-phosphate acyltransferase, producing the protein MAKVILPLLFGYLLGSFLPAYFLCQWLARKDIRTLGDGNPGTTNIKRSLGFYPAALTASYDTTKGLLAMGVAAHVFQSPQPVVYASGACAVLGHVFPFYLHFRGGRGAATATGILIMMLVKVAFAILTPSALWTDLAYMVFLVLSVYWASRNENFLALAVLPLLATLLVFRVPLSADLIFILILIAYLFLVSLFSAEKMKIFTVRDENLRLWRVFIRPAAMAFPVLLLFLNRLSLLTLIGSVLAISFLADILRLTVKKVRQLSGQQLLPGLKIYKQVEERRISSITIFLLGVFLSFLLFRQEIAVASIGFLIFGDMMAKVIGISYGKRPIFEGSQKTMTFLLNALS